In one Notolabrus celidotus isolate fNotCel1 chromosome 1, fNotCel1.pri, whole genome shotgun sequence genomic region, the following are encoded:
- the LOC117811665 gene encoding LOW QUALITY PROTEIN: proto-oncogene tyrosine-protein kinase Src-like (The sequence of the model RefSeq protein was modified relative to this genomic sequence to represent the inferred CDS: inserted 1 base in 1 codon; deleted 1 base in 1 codon), which translates to MGAGKSKPKEPGQRSMSLDGTIGTGSDSGHFHHLGPAQQTQTPNRSPAVGTGRRVHQGQHQHAPTNTPEMALFGGVDHTGTITSPQRGPLSGGVTTFVALYDYESRTASDLTFRKGDRLQIVNNTEGDWWLARSLTTGESGYIPSNYVAPSDSIQAEEWYFGKITRRDSERLLLNLQNRRGTFLVRESETTKGAYCLSVLDYDNTKGLNVKHYKIRKLDSGGFYITSRTQFTSLQQLVFHYRKHSDGLCHALTDVCPVAKPQTQGLARDAWEIPRESLRLDLKLGQGCFGEVWMGTWNGTTRVAIKTLKPGTMSPEAFLQEAQVMKKLRHEKLVQLYAVVSEEPIYIVTEYMSQGSLLDFLKXDAGKMLRLPQLVDMAAQIAAGMAYVERMNYVHRDLRAANILVGDSLVCKVADFGLARLIEDNEYTARQGAKFPIKWTAPEAALYGRFTIKSDVWSFGVLLTELATKGRVPYPGMVNREVLDQVERGYRMPCPSECPSSLHELMLSCWRKDPEERPTFEYLQGFLEDYFTSTEPQYQPGENL; encoded by the exons ATGGGGGCGGGCAAGAGCAAGCCCAAGGAGCCGGGCCAGCGCTCCATGAGCCTGGACGGGACCATCGGCACAGGCTCGGACAGCGGGCACTTCCACCACTTGGGCCCTGCGCAGCAGACTCAAACCCCCAACAGGAGCCCTGCGGTGGGGACAGGCAGGAGGGTGCATCAAGGGCAGCACCAGCATGCCCCGACAAACACTCCTGAGATGGCTCTGTTTGGTGGGGTGGACCACACGGGAACCATCACCTCGCCTCAACGTGGACCTCTGTCAG GAGGTGTCACTACTTTTGTAGCGCTGTATGACTATGAGTCACGGACAGCGTCTGACCTGACCTTTAGGAAAGGCGACAGGCTGCAGATTGTCAACAACAC AGAAGGAGACTGGTGGCTCGCTCGCTCATTAACGACAGGAGAGAGCGGATACATCCCGAGCAACTACGTGGCTCCTTCTGACTCCATCCAAGCAGAAGA GTGGTATTTTGGGAAGATCACTCGGCGCGACTCAGAGAGGCTTCTTTTGAACTTGCAGAACAGACGAGGAACCTTCCTGGTGAGAGAGAGCGAGACCACGAAAG GGGCATACTGCCTGTCAGTGCTGGATTATGACAACACCAAAGGCCTGAATGTTAAACATTACAAGATCAGGAAGCTGGACAGTGGCGGATTCTACATCACCTCCCGCACCCAGTTCACCAGCCTGCAGCAGCTAGTCTTCCACTACCGCA AGCACTCTGATGGTTTGTGCCACGCTCTGACAGATGTGTGTCCTGTGGCCAAACCTCAGACCCAGGGACTGGCCAGAGACGCCTGGGAGATTCCCAGAGAGTCCCTCCGCCTCGACCTCAAACTAGGACAGGGCTGCTTTGGAGAAGTCTGGATGG gTACGTGGAACGGTACAACACGGGTAGCCATTAAGACACTA AAACCTGGCACCATGTCTCCAGAGGCATTTCTTCAGGAAGCTCAGGTCATGAAGAAGCTGAGGCACGAGAAGCTGGTGCAGCTTTACGCTGTCGTGTCTGAGGAGCCGATCTACATCGTGACTGAATACATGAGCCAAG GTAGCTTACTGGACTTCCTCA GGGATGCAGGAAAGATGCTTCGTCTGCCTCAGCTGGTCGACATGGCCGCTCAG ATTGCAGCAGGCATGGCCTACGTGGAGAGGATGAACTACGTCCACAGAGACCTGCGTGCTGCAAACATCCTGGTGGGAGACAGTCTGGTGTGTAAAGTAGCCGACTTTGGTCTGGCAAGACTCATCGAAGACAACGAGTACACAGCGAGGCAGG GAGCTAAGTTTCCCATCAAGTGGACGGCACCGGAGGCAGCTCTGTACGGTCGATTCACCATCAAGTCTGACGTCTGGTCCTTTGGTGTGCTGCTCACAGAGCTGGCAACTAAAGGCCGAGTCCCCTATCCAG GTATGGTTAACCGTGAAGTGCTGGACCAGGTGGAGCGCGGCTACAGGATGCCCTGCCCGTCTGAGTGCCCCAGCTCCTTACACGAGCTCATGCTCTCCTGCTGGAGGAAAGACCCAGAGGAGAGGCCGACGTTTGAGTACCTGCAGGGCTTCCTAGAGGACTACTTCACCTCCACAGAACCCCAGTATCAGCCAGGGGAGAACCTATAG